The sequence GCTACTATAATATAAATGAAGCTGACCAATACAGTTGAAATTAGAAAGAGATTAAATACATCCTTATAAAAATCTAAGGAAATCTTTGTTAAGGTAGCACCCAATGCAATTCGCACTCCAAATTCATTTTTTCTTCTATCCACTGACTCAAGGAGTGTGCCTAATAATCCGATCATTGTAATAGTGAGCATGACACCTAGAAAAATAAAGTAATGCGTCATACTAGATAGATTATTTTTTATTCCAGTATAATAATAATTTTCTAAGGTTGTGAAACTAAAGTGATTATTAAAGGCAGCATTGATTTCATCGATGAACTTATCTATATTGACATTATCATGAATAGCAACAAAGAAATTTGAAAAACGTTGAACAAAATCATCTATGTTAGCCACACTTATGTTATTCATTGCACTTGGAGCAAGGGGGGCAAACATCATAACATCTAGTTTTTCAACTATTTCATATCCATCTGGTGAGCGTAAATCTTTAAGAAATTTCTGATTTGAATCCAGTATACCTACAACTTCAAAACTCAGATTAAAATGTTGTTCGTGAAAGATAGTTCCTATATCATAGTCCAAACCCAACCGGTGTGTAATTATTACAGGAATATGTTCCAAGTCATTGGAAAAATCATTGTCATTGAAGCTACGCCCCTTAGCTATATTCAATAAATCGGCTTCTAAATAAGGTTTATCAATATGCATCAATGTGACTACTCCGTAGTTTATTGAATTGGCATCTAAATGTCTATATCCCCTAAGCTCATTCATCCCTGCAAAGCCTTCTACAGATGTACCAAAGGCTTTTATAGAAGGATTATTTGATAACCATGTGTAAACTTCATTAAAATCAGGTTGTGGACCCGAGCTGAAAGAGTCATCTCTTATTATGGTGTTATTTCCCATGAAGGATTTTGCTTGGGAATAGTTGCTAAAAATATTTTCTATAAATCCACCAACAAAGAAAAATGCAATCAGGCTTATACAAATTTGAAGAATTATGGCCTTACTAACAACAGGATTTTTCTTAAATAATGATAGAGTGTTTTTTAACATTTACTTTACCTCCCTTTCATAGCATCTTTAGGCTCAAATTTTAGTGCTATTTTCATTGGGATGGTGGTTGTAGCAATTCCACATATTGAAGGAACTAAAATGGCCATTGTTAAGTGTGAAGGCGTAATATCTATAGGTAATGTGGTATCTATATAAAGAGATGCTATAAACTGAGTAGTGATGGCAAGACAAGCTCCAAAGAAACAAAGCAGTATCATGTCAAATAGTACCAACTTTTTAATAGAACCATCTGTAGCTCCTAGGGCTCTACGTATTCCTATTTCTTTCTTTCTTTTATGTATCCAAAAGGATGATAGGTTAACTACATTAACACATGTAATAATCAAAACTAAAATGGCGATGACTGTGTATACAATAAAATTAAAAAGGTCTAGCCCATGATCTTCGGGCTGATATATATATACATTTGAATAACTTGGAAATCCGTTAATTGTACTCTGTAATTCTAACGCAGCATTAAGGGCCCTTGTGGAACCATGTAGCCTGATGGTACCAAACTTATTTCCTTCACCTACTGGGAACAATGTTTCTGCAAATCCAAAAGGTAGATAAACAGTATCATCCCAAGTACTACCCCTATGCTCCATTCCTATAATACCTATTATTTCAAAAGTAACCCCATTAAAAACAAGGTTATCATACCTGTCCGCAATGATCTTACCAGCCAATGCTATAGGCTTAGAGCCTTGAGTTTCATCAGGAGTAAAATGCCTGCCTATAATCAATGGAGGCAAATAATCAGGACTCTCCTTATAAGCTTGAAATGCAATGGCAATATCTTGAGGAATCCCCGAGCCGCTCCTGTTTACCGGGGAGTACAAAATTTCATTCATGCCAATGATTTCAATCAATTTATTGATAATATCAGACTCTTTAGAAAAATCACTGGAATCGTACTCTATGTAGTAGATATCTTCTGGATTTCCTATATAATTTGCAGCGTATGCTTCTTTTGCCACATAATACTGGCTAATAGCTAAGGATATAGCCACAAAGCCAGCCACATAGCTTAAAAGCAAAAAAACAGATAGAATCTTTTTATACCTAAATGTTTTAAATATAGACTTAAACATTACCCCACCCCTTAAATTTAATTATAATAATTATATTATAAAAAAAATTAAATGAAAAGAAGGAAATGTAGAAAAGATATAGAATGTTTTAATAAAGGGTAAAATTATGAATAAAAATAATTGGGGGATATTTGAGATGAAAAAAGTATTTTTTAGTTTTTTGATTGTATTAATTCTAGTTTTTTCGATTCGCCAAATCTGGTTACATAGAAATAATGAGGAAACTAAACCTGTAATGTTCGGACAAGGAACAGTAATAACCAAGGGTGATGGGGAACCCCACGAGGGTGGATTTAATCTAGAACTAGATAATAATTTTTTTGATTATAACATTAAATTTATGAATTTTATACAATCAGATCAAGTGATGGAGTTTGGAGTTCTAATATTTATTGACTATGAACAGGTTGTCTATGAAGTTAATGGTGAAGAGTATGATATGTACGTATTTGAAGTAGGAGGAGATGAAGAAGTAAGTATTCCAGTTAGGTTTAGAGTAAAAGAGGAAAGTTCAAACTTTTTTTATCTGATTATCGATAATCCATATGAGTATAGTAATCGCAAATACGAAAGTCTATCGATGAGATATCAATTCAATGAGAGGAAAAAATTAGATGAAATAAACTATATGATTGGTGAAAAATTTAATGAAAATAATGGAATTGAAGTAAGTATGAACAAGGATTCATTTAGTGAAGTCGATAAAATAAATGCAAATCAGGGGGAAGATGTAGAGTTGTATCTAGCCTATGGTGGTGATTATGGGGGAGGAATTGCAGAAAATTATTTAATTTTTTTTATGCTAGATTGGTCTCAGAAATCACTTAATGAAGAGCATAAGTATCTAAATTTGAAACTAGATGAAGGTAGTGGTGGGATTATAAAAGTAACATTTCAAGCACCAAATGCACCAGGAGAATATGAAGCAGTCTTTTATCAGATTCCCAATCCTTGGGTGCATTTAGAGCGAGGACAGAATACACTTCTGTTTCCTAATGAAACTAGGAGATTAGTTTTGACAGTGAGGTAGCTTTAAGCTTTGACAATGGCTTCTAGAACTTGGGGGATAATAATGAAAAATAAATTAAGTATAAAAATCTTTGCATTTGTAGTGTTTTGTTTAATTTTAGGAACATCGACAGCTTCTTTAGCTAGTACGGCGAATTGCCCAATTCATGGGCTTCCCGCGAATTGCGGACAGATGCAATCGAGGTATGGTTATTTTGGTCCACAACAAGTTTTTGGGTTTATGTATCCGAGAGCCCCATTAGGTAGTGGTCAGAGGTATGCAGTTGTAGAAACTGCTGTTGAGAGGTACCCAGGTTATCATTTGCTAAGTAGAGTAACTATAGCAAATAGTGCACATAGGGTACAGGGTACCCCTGTTCAGTCTACAGGTTCAGTGTACGCAACTTCTGTAGTTGCCACAAGCCCACGAATTTCTACATCTAACAGTCGTTGGTACTTTTTAGGATTTCATAGTGTTATGGACGACTATATGGGAATGTGGAGATCGTGCACAAGAGTTGTTCAGTAATAGTTAAGAGTTAGGGTAAAATTATTTTAAGAAGCCATTGTCAAGTATTAATATAAATTGAATTATTATAGAATTTAAAGGTTTTAAGTTGGTTAATTTTTAAAATACAATATAAAATAGTTAAGGAGGATATCTGATATCTATGGCACTTATAAAGCTAAAGAATATAACGAAAGTTTATGGAGCAGAAAAGGATTTGCCCACCTATGCATTGGATAGTGTAGACTTAGAAATACAAGAGGGAGAAATGGTGGCAATAATGGGGCCATCGGGCTCAGGGAAGTCTACTTTGTTAAATATCATTGGTTGTTTAGATAAGCCCACAGAGGGTGAGTATTTTTTAAATGGAGATGAAGTCAGTCAACTCAACAGAAATCAATTGGCAAAGGTCAGGAATATGCAGATAGGGTTTGTTTTTCAACATTTTGCACTTCTGGCAGATCATACTGCCCAAGAGAATATAGAGCTGCCACTTATCTACCGAGGACAGTTTAGTACTAAGATTTCTAGGGATGACAGGGAAGTTATGGCAGTGGAGATGTTAAAGCAGGTAGGGCTTAAGGATCATAACTATAAGAGACCATCTGAACTGTCTGGTGGTGAACAACAAAGGGTAGCCATAGCCCGTGCCCTTGTGGGAGAGCCAAATATGCTATTAGCAGATGAACCTACTGGTGCATTGGATCAAAAAACTGGTGAAGGTATAATGGAGCTGCTGGTAAACATAAATAAACAGGGTAAAACAGTTATTATAGTAACCCATGACCCTAAGGTTGCAGCACATTGTAGTAGAACTATACGGATGGAAGATGGAAAAATAATAAGCTATGATGACAATGGTAAAATAGAGTAGTATGACAGGTGACGCTGCCATTATGCATAAGATTTCACCCCAAGGGTAATTCTTTTAATGAAAGAACTATACAAAATGGGGTGATTTTTTTATGAGATATTTTAAGTGTATTTTGATTCTTGTGTTAGTGGCATTTACAGGTTGCTCGGTCAACAATGCTTATGATAGCAATAATTTCCATGAAAATGATGAGGGTATAGAGGCTTATTCGAAAAAGGAAACAATAGAATATCAATCCCATGTACAACTTTTTTCTAGAAATGAGCTGGAAAAGTTGACCCATAAAGGTAAAACTATAACCTTGGATAAAATGTTGCTGGAAGGGAAATGGACCCATGGTACTTTGAATTATCCATTGATTATTTTATATGATGGAGAAACCAGTGTGGTTGACGTGGAAACAAAAACAGAGATTATTAGCAGCCTATCAATTAAAGAAGAACTCAATGGTAATTTTTCTAAGCTAGTAAACAATCAAGATCTACGTTTTGGAGATACACCAGTAAATCATAAGGATTTTGATAAAATAACAATTGCCCAATACTGTCCATATAAAAACAAAGTAGCTTTTATCATAGAAACAGATTATATTATGGGGACAACATACGCCGTAGTAGGATTCTATGATATCCAAAATGAAAAGATACACTTCACCAATATATCTAAGGGAGGATTCATTCCACAGGGAGATGGTGGCGATGTGGGGCCATTTTGGAGCCCTGATGGTTGTGAGTTTGCCTACACGCTAGGTGATTCTGGGGATTCTGCCAGATATATGTATGTGGATTGCCACGTTTCTGGTAACATAGTAAGGCTAGATGGAGAAGTTCTACAGAACTACTTAGATTTAGGAGATAACACTTTCAATTTTCCTAGTTTCAAAGACTTGAAATGGTTGATGGAGGGAAACAAGTTGATATTCTCCACTAGAGCCCACGACAATAGTGAGGATTTATTGCATTGGATTTTGGATATGTATGCTGGGGTTGTGGAGCTTCAGTAGTTAATGTTGATTTTATTTAAAAGTTCCTGTACTTTGCAGGAACTTTTATTTTGGGTTAGAATATAAAAGATGGATATTTTAATTAGGTGAGGAAATAAATACAGGTAAAGAAAAGTGGGCTATTGTTCGTATAATATATAGGACTATTTACATTTTTGAAAGGAGTACATATCAAAATGCCATATAAAAACATAGTAACAGGAGACGGGTATATATTTAAAACACTTCTACCAAGTATATTACTAAGGAAAAACTTAA comes from Alkalicella caledoniensis and encodes:
- a CDS encoding ABC transporter permease; its protein translation is MLKNTLSLFKKNPVVSKAIILQICISLIAFFFVGGFIENIFSNYSQAKSFMGNNTIIRDDSFSSGPQPDFNEVYTWLSNNPSIKAFGTSVEGFAGMNELRGYRHLDANSINYGVVTLMHIDKPYLEADLLNIAKGRSFNDNDFSNDLEHIPVIITHRLGLDYDIGTIFHEQHFNLSFEVVGILDSNQKFLKDLRSPDGYEIVEKLDVMMFAPLAPSAMNNISVANIDDFVQRFSNFFVAIHDNVNIDKFIDEINAAFNNHFSFTTLENYYYTGIKNNLSSMTHYFIFLGVMLTITMIGLLGTLLESVDRRKNEFGVRIALGATLTKISLDFYKDVFNLFLISTVLVSFIYIIVAMLTSLSIGYITILSILLLVLLLSVLICLYPIFSIYKIEVVKLLDKEL
- a CDS encoding ABC transporter permease, with protein sequence MFKSIFKTFRYKKILSVFLLLSYVAGFVAISLAISQYYVAKEAYAANYIGNPEDIYYIEYDSSDFSKESDIINKLIEIIGMNEILYSPVNRSGSGIPQDIAIAFQAYKESPDYLPPLIIGRHFTPDETQGSKPIALAGKIIADRYDNLVFNGVTFEIIGIIGMEHRGSTWDDTVYLPFGFAETLFPVGEGNKFGTIRLHGSTRALNAALELQSTINGFPSYSNVYIYQPEDHGLDLFNFIVYTVIAILVLIITCVNVVNLSSFWIHKRKKEIGIRRALGATDGSIKKLVLFDMILLCFFGACLAITTQFIASLYIDTTLPIDITPSHLTMAILVPSICGIATTTIPMKIALKFEPKDAMKGR
- a CDS encoding ABC transporter ATP-binding protein; amino-acid sequence: MALIKLKNITKVYGAEKDLPTYALDSVDLEIQEGEMVAIMGPSGSGKSTLLNIIGCLDKPTEGEYFLNGDEVSQLNRNQLAKVRNMQIGFVFQHFALLADHTAQENIELPLIYRGQFSTKISRDDREVMAVEMLKQVGLKDHNYKRPSELSGGEQQRVAIARALVGEPNMLLADEPTGALDQKTGEGIMELLVNINKQGKTVIIVTHDPKVAAHCSRTIRMEDGKIISYDDNGKIE